Proteins from a single region of Trichoderma asperellum chromosome 3, complete sequence:
- a CDS encoding uncharacterized protein (EggNog:ENOG41): MPPEDIASAARIRKVRSFIDFSATLQSKLCDPLEVTDIEVLIADTGHHIQQIHHAIQPGSGGHLPSNLAKDAERHGGNLWNLCVRLKRGKDATKPGQNTKLVAKARLFALNMLELGRSAGRAKKDDTSEAVDLMNLALELAKFCMAVSDLDSTRLALQKAAELMERLKAISVESLGSIGQNKGMKLDAEYLAMRTAMSWKEDRLDVAEHMFGKIDHLRPALDASSAEIIADTFHRIGYDLSSKGDYGMAVKWLKRAYDIICRQALDKLSVRGLELRLAIFQGLVRGLLDTDSQECFQEADKLIEYIESEIGDKPLVLHLRLELLQKAPEVVFDVEAYSGVLHRMVRSFDYSDMTFIFLLHHLKNLRERNHRLARGLLDELLLRHVIASKNSEWMGKTIVRRIWMNTVDDADSISALTDLQNLLDKVYDGLSEPLESDIAGAAHSKVIWNKIEPVVSNDPVEVVEAWCSIALHTIFINSGEANQGKFSRKLITCALNLRDTEKARQVFHSMPDNVKNHFLTRYLTFKVSLIDQDHELGCESIEYLSKLSDCSEGRDILYACIREAQQAGDRQCALAALQAIIRSWNGNEVTPSNLPSILRCSIRLIQLIEEDDDTGKVHLQNTVYADDLCYLFEKAAECAEQNPQDGDNKVFTVFELHWFRKNAYNLGVLKCESWEVPYTIRIFKACLAFSHFYLKDLPASDGTRTEDKVDDQLQYYLEARRHIREFDAMLEIKFDTTQYESVIIDLMAKLSTLLVFDFEAATALKNWDSLNEIVRKAKTCQDEVTYKAMGDCILRSRAPAKVMFSTMRLIINEIFELEKFDYEKLMKYIRCMFQVILGTDDISALQLLEQALQIASEANEIGNQLPSAEVEWLVATTFNHGIEYYVRGEADACHRWSLKAMNLANYVDDGGVMRDMLHDKFAQLQFDGRLGRMATAVSR; encoded by the exons ATGCCTCCCGAGGATATTGCTTCCGCTGCGAGGATAAGAAAAGTTCGCTCTTTCATAG ATTTCTCCGCGACTCTTCAGTCCAAGCTTTGTGATCCCCTAGAAGTTACAGATATCGAAGTGCTCATCGCGGACACGGGTCATCATATTCAGCAGATTCATCATGCAATCCAGCCAGGCTCAGGCGGCCATTTGCCCTCAAATTTGGCCAAAGATGCCGAACGACACGGGGGTAATCTATGGAATCTTTGCGTAAGGTtaaaaagagggaaagatGCGACTAAACCGGGGCAGAACACCAAGCTGGTCGCCAAGGCTCGACTTTTCGCCTTGAATATGCTGGAACTGGGCCGAAGTGCAGGCAGAGCTAAGAAAGACGACACATCTGAGGCCGTGGATCTTATGAATCTGGCTTTGGAACTCGCTAAATTCTGCATGGCAGTATCAGATTTGGATTCAACTAGGTTAGCGCTACAAAAAGCTGCAGAGTTGATGGAACGTCTCAAAGCAATCTCTGTTGAATCCTTAGGTTCCATCGGACAAAATAAAGGAATGAAACTTGACGCAGAATATTTGGCAATGAGGACAGCTATG TCTTGGAAAGAAGATAGGCTCGACGTTGCAGAGCACATGTTTGGAAAAATTGATCATCTTCGACCGGCGCTTGATGCTAGCTCTGCAGAGATCATAGCTGATACGTTTCATCGCATTGGATATGATCTTTCTTCAAAAGGAGACTATGGTATGGCTGTGAAGTGGTTAAAGCGTGCGTATGATATTATATGTCGTCAAGCGCTGGATAAACTTTCAGTCAGAGGGCTGGAATTGCGATTGGCAATATTTCAAGGACTCGTCCGCGGGCTTCTTGACACTGATTCACAGGAGTGTTTTCAAGAAGCTGATAAATTGATTGAATATATTGAGTCTGAGATTGGAGATAAGCCGCTGGTACTGCACTTgcgccttgagcttctccagaAAGCACCAGAAGTAGTGTTTGATGTTGAAGCCTACTCTGGTGTACTCCATCGCATGGTTAGATCGTTTGACTATTCCGATATGACTTTCATCTTTCTCTTACATCATCTCAAGAatttgagagaaagaaaccaTCGCCTGGCGCGCGGTCTATTGGATGAGCTTTTGCTGCGGCACGTCATTGCATCAAAGAATAGTGAATGGATGGGTAAAACTATCGTGCGAAGGATCTGGATGAATACAGTGGACGATGCCGATTCTATCTCAGCCTTGACAGATCTTCAAAATCTACTAGACAAGGTTTACGATGGCCTTTCAGAGCCCCTGGAGTCTGACATCGCTGGTGCAGCGCACTCT AAGGTCATATGGAATAAAATAGAACCCGTTGTTTCCAACGATCCTGTTGAAGTTGTTGAGGCTTGGTGCTCGATCGCCCTACACACAATATTCATTAATAGTGGCGAAGCCAACCAGGGCAAATTTAGCAGAAAACTCATCACATGTGCCCTGAATCTCAGAGATACGGAAAAAGCTCGACAAGTTTTTCATTCTATGCCTGATAATGTTAAAAACCATTTTCTCACGAGATACCTCACATTCAAAGTATCCCTCATTGACCAGGATCATGAGCTTGGCTGCGAGAGCATCGAGTATCTCAGTAAACTCTCCGACTGCTCAGAAGGTCGGGACATATTGTATGCATGTATCCGCGAGGCACAACAGGCAGGAGATAGACAATGTGCCTTGGCGGCACTTCAAGCCATTATCAGAAGTTGGAATGGCAATGAAGTGACGCCGAGCAATTTGCCATCAATATTACGCTGTTCAATACGCCTTATCCAGCTaattgaagaagatgacgatacGGGGAAAGTTCATCTTCAGAACACGGTATATGCCGACGATTTATGCTATTTATTTGAGAAAG CAGCTGAATGCGCTGAACAGAATCCTCAAGACGGCGATAACAAAGTGTTTACTGTGTTTGAATTACACTGGTTTCGAAAAAATGCATACAATTTGGGCGTTTTAAAGTGCGAAAGTTGGGAGGTTCCTTATACTATCCGGATCTTCAAAGCTTGCCTTGCTTTTTCACACTTCTATCTCAAGGATTTACCCGCATCTGACGGCA CTCGAACGGAAGACAAGGTAGATGACCAATTACAATACTACCTTGAAGCTAGACGGCACATCAGGGAATTCGATGCCATGTTAGAGATCAAATTTGATACGACTCAATATGAAAGCGTGATAATAGATTTAATGGCCAAGCTCTCTACGTTGCTTGTGTTCGACTTTGAAGCGGCCACTGCGTTGAAAAACTGGGACTCCTTAAACGAAATCGTTCgaaaagcaaagacatgCCAAGACGAAGTCACTTACAAAGCAATGGGGGACTGCATACTGAGAAGCAGAGCCCCGGCAAAAG TAATGTTTTCAACCATGCGACTAATAATTAATGAGATTTTCGAGTTGGAGAAGTTTGATTACGAGAAACTCATGAAATACATTCGTTGCATGTTTCAAGTGATTCTGGGAACGGACGACATTtcagctctccagcttcttgaacAAGCATTGCAGATAGCCAGCGAGGCGAACGAA ATTGGAAATCAGCTACCGTCTGCTGAAGTAGAATGGCTTGTCGCCACTACCTTTAACCATGGTATCGAATACTACGTCcgaggagaagcagatgcATGCCATCGCTGGTCGCTGAAGGCCATGAATCTAGCTAATtatgttgatgatggcggtgtGATGAGAGACATGCTGCATGATAAATTTGCCCAGTTGCAATTTGACGGGAGACTTGGGCGAATGGCGACGGCAGTATCTCGATGA
- a CDS encoding uncharacterized protein (EggNog:ENOG41) encodes MTCDLERPCTRCIKRNIGHLCHDEPRESEPKKKTATAKTASTASVDDSDTMSQSDLGHSSISSAMGPPPAFDGARQRANSGMGSGGVLGQGNPLSLVQPDTSSGLQSSALSSNGNANQFAGFSDAWLTAQNFHEMNTYNPNYMIGPEVTHEFNLLNDFLHNSLLDESNIASNEAQNSAAFNRPGGASEMLGSFGSNNDLAAGGSLQAQHIRGSMLPPPNVDNKTTRSDKDKTREYYLQAADPSGNDNPEERMSRVLKAKYDAGLLKPFNYINGYARLGKYLDGHIAPSSKQKILRTINQFRPKFREKAQGLTDMQLVYVEMWFEKQLMDYDRVFASMAVPACCWRRTGEIFRGNKEMAELINVPVDQLRDGKIALHEILTEESMVRYWEEFGTIAFDPAHDTLLTACSLKNPSDSSDHPIIKCCFSFTIRRDEHKLPALIVGNFLPHDPPVS; translated from the exons ATGACATGCGATCTT GAGCGGCCATGTACTAGATGCATTAAGCGAAATATTGGCCACCTCTGCCACGATGAGCCCCGCGAATCAgagccaaagaaaaagacggcTACCGCCAAAACCGCCTCAACAGCTTCCGTAGATGATTCCGACACCATGTCGCAGTCTGATTTGGGTCACAGCTCCATCTCGAGCGCCATGGGCCCACCCCCAGCTTTCGATGGCGCCAGGCAGAGGGCAAATTCGGGCATGGGGTCTGGAGGCGTGCTTGGACAAGGCAATCCATTGTCTCTTGTGCAACCCGACACTTCGTCGGGCTTGCAGTCCAGCGCGTTGAGCAGCAACGGTAACGCGAATCAAT TTGCGGGCTTCTCGGATGCTTGGCTCACGGCGCAAAATTTCCATGAGATGAATACCTATAATCCCAACTACATGATTGGACCCGAGGTCACTCACGAGTTTAACTTACTCAACGACTTTCTACACAACAGCCTTCTCGACGAGAGCAATATTGCCTCTAATGAAGCTCAGAATAGTGCAGCCTTTAACCGGCCAGGAGGGGCATCAGAGATGCTTGGCAGCTTTGGTAGTAACAATGATTTAGCAGCAGGTGGCTCCCTACAGGCACAACATATTCGAGGGTCCATGCTACCTCCTCCCAATGTCGATAATAAAACCACTAGGTCTGACAAAGACAAGACGCGGGAATACTATCTCCAGGCTGCGGACCCTTCTGGAAACGATAATCCAGAAGAGCGTATGTCTCGCGTGCTCAAGGCCAAGTACGATGCTGGCTTACTCAAACCTTTTAACTATATCAACGGTTATGCACGGCTCGGCAAATATCTGGACGGGCACATCGCGCCCTCTTCAAAACAAAAGATTTTGCGGACGATCAACCAGTTTCGGCCCAAGTTTAGAGAAAAGGCCCAGGGCTTGACGGACATGCAGCTCGTGTACGTAGAGATGTGGTTTGAGAAACAGCTGATGGACTACGATCGGGTATTTGCGAGTATGGCAGTACCGGCGTGTTGCTGGAGGAGAACGGGAGAAATCTTCCGAGGAAATAAGGAGATGGCAGAGCTGATTAATGTACCAGTGGATCAGCTGCGAGAT GGCAAAATCGCGCTACATGAGATCCTCACGGAAGAGTCCATGGTGCGATATTGGGAGGAATTTGGCACCATCGCCTTTGATCCGGCACATGATACGTTGTTGACGGCGTGCTCCCTCAAGAATCCTAGTGATTCCTCAGATCATCCCATTATCAAGtgctgtttttcttttacgaTACGGCGTGATGAACATAAGTT GCCCGCGCTAATTGTTGGCAATTTCTTGCCACACGATCCTCCTGTATCAtga
- a CDS encoding uncharacterized protein (EggNog:ENOG41): MSERKAAGTTATASGAMDAKGGGNKVVERSRLAAKGDAAERNKDKDRNAAGGAGKNPKKRRKVNHACVYCRRSHMTCDLERPCTRCIKRNIGHLCHDEPRESEPKKKTATAKTASTASVDDSDTMSQSDLGHSSISSAMGPPPAFDGARQRANSGMGSGGVLGQGNPLSLVQPDTSSGLQSSALSSNGNANQFAGFSDAWLTAQNFHEMNTYNPNYMIGPEVTHEFNLLNDFLHNSLLDESNIASNEAQNSAAFNRPGGASEMLGSFGSNNDLAAGGSLQAQHIRGSMLPPPNVDNKTTRSDKDKTREYYLQAADPSGNDNPEERMSRVLKAKYDAGLLKPFNYINGYARLGKYLDGHIAPSSKQKILRTINQFRPKFREKAQGLTDMQLVYVEMWFEKQLMDYDRVFASMAVPACCWRRTGEIFRGNKEMAELINVPVDQLRDGKIALHEILTEESMVRYWEEFGTIAFDPAHDTLLTACSLKNPSDSSDHPIIKCCFSFTIRRDEHKLPALIVGNFLPHDPPVS, translated from the exons atgaGTGAGCGCAAGGCTGCCGGTACCACGGCCACGGCGTCGGGCGCCATGGATGCCAAGGGAGGCGGAAACAAGGTGGTGGAGCGAAGCAGGCTGGCTGCTAAAGGCGATGCGGCCGAGCGCAACAAGGATAAGGATCGCAATGCGGCTGGAGGTGCAGGGAAGAATCCTAAGAAGAGACGCAAGGTTAACCACG CTTGCGTGTATTGTCGCAGATCT CACATGACATGCGATCTT GAGCGGCCATGTACTAGATGCATTAAGCGAAATATTGGCCACCTCTGCCACGATGAGCCCCGCGAATCAgagccaaagaaaaagacggcTACCGCCAAAACCGCCTCAACAGCTTCCGTAGATGATTCCGACACCATGTCGCAGTCTGATTTGGGTCACAGCTCCATCTCGAGCGCCATGGGCCCACCCCCAGCTTTCGATGGCGCCAGGCAGAGGGCAAATTCGGGCATGGGGTCTGGAGGCGTGCTTGGACAAGGCAATCCATTGTCTCTTGTGCAACCCGACACTTCGTCGGGCTTGCAGTCCAGCGCGTTGAGCAGCAACGGTAACGCGAATCAAT TTGCGGGCTTCTCGGATGCTTGGCTCACGGCGCAAAATTTCCATGAGATGAATACCTATAATCCCAACTACATGATTGGACCCGAGGTCACTCACGAGTTTAACTTACTCAACGACTTTCTACACAACAGCCTTCTCGACGAGAGCAATATTGCCTCTAATGAAGCTCAGAATAGTGCAGCCTTTAACCGGCCAGGAGGGGCATCAGAGATGCTTGGCAGCTTTGGTAGTAACAATGATTTAGCAGCAGGTGGCTCCCTACAGGCACAACATATTCGAGGGTCCATGCTACCTCCTCCCAATGTCGATAATAAAACCACTAGGTCTGACAAAGACAAGACGCGGGAATACTATCTCCAGGCTGCGGACCCTTCTGGAAACGATAATCCAGAAGAGCGTATGTCTCGCGTGCTCAAGGCCAAGTACGATGCTGGCTTACTCAAACCTTTTAACTATATCAACGGTTATGCACGGCTCGGCAAATATCTGGACGGGCACATCGCGCCCTCTTCAAAACAAAAGATTTTGCGGACGATCAACCAGTTTCGGCCCAAGTTTAGAGAAAAGGCCCAGGGCTTGACGGACATGCAGCTCGTGTACGTAGAGATGTGGTTTGAGAAACAGCTGATGGACTACGATCGGGTATTTGCGAGTATGGCAGTACCGGCGTGTTGCTGGAGGAGAACGGGAGAAATCTTCCGAGGAAATAAGGAGATGGCAGAGCTGATTAATGTACCAGTGGATCAGCTGCGAGAT GGCAAAATCGCGCTACATGAGATCCTCACGGAAGAGTCCATGGTGCGATATTGGGAGGAATTTGGCACCATCGCCTTTGATCCGGCACATGATACGTTGTTGACGGCGTGCTCCCTCAAGAATCCTAGTGATTCCTCAGATCATCCCATTATCAAGtgctgtttttcttttacgaTACGGCGTGATGAACATAAGTT GCCCGCGCTAATTGTTGGCAATTTCTTGCCACACGATCCTCCTGTATCAtga
- a CDS encoding uncharacterized protein (EggNog:ENOG41), with the protein MSQSDLGHSSISSAMGPPPAFDGARQRANSGMGSGGVLGQGNPLSLVQPDTSSGLQSSALSSNGNANQFAGFSDAWLTAQNFHEMNTYNPNYMIGPEVTHEFNLLNDFLHNSLLDESNIASNEAQNSAAFNRPGGASEMLGSFGSNNDLAAGGSLQAQHIRGSMLPPPNVDNKTTRSDKDKTREYYLQAADPSGNDNPEERMSRVLKAKYDAGLLKPFNYINGYARLGKYLDGHIAPSSKQKILRTINQFRPKFREKAQGLTDMQLVYVEMWFEKQLMDYDRVFASMAVPACCWRRTGEIFRGNKEMAELINVPVDQLRDGKIALHEILTEESMVRYWEEFGTIAFDPAHDTLLTACSLKNPSDSSDHPIIKCCFSFTIRRDEHKLPALIVGNFLPHDPPVS; encoded by the exons ATGTCGCAGTCTGATTTGGGTCACAGCTCCATCTCGAGCGCCATGGGCCCACCCCCAGCTTTCGATGGCGCCAGGCAGAGGGCAAATTCGGGCATGGGGTCTGGAGGCGTGCTTGGACAAGGCAATCCATTGTCTCTTGTGCAACCCGACACTTCGTCGGGCTTGCAGTCCAGCGCGTTGAGCAGCAACGGTAACGCGAATCAAT TTGCGGGCTTCTCGGATGCTTGGCTCACGGCGCAAAATTTCCATGAGATGAATACCTATAATCCCAACTACATGATTGGACCCGAGGTCACTCACGAGTTTAACTTACTCAACGACTTTCTACACAACAGCCTTCTCGACGAGAGCAATATTGCCTCTAATGAAGCTCAGAATAGTGCAGCCTTTAACCGGCCAGGAGGGGCATCAGAGATGCTTGGCAGCTTTGGTAGTAACAATGATTTAGCAGCAGGTGGCTCCCTACAGGCACAACATATTCGAGGGTCCATGCTACCTCCTCCCAATGTCGATAATAAAACCACTAGGTCTGACAAAGACAAGACGCGGGAATACTATCTCCAGGCTGCGGACCCTTCTGGAAACGATAATCCAGAAGAGCGTATGTCTCGCGTGCTCAAGGCCAAGTACGATGCTGGCTTACTCAAACCTTTTAACTATATCAACGGTTATGCACGGCTCGGCAAATATCTGGACGGGCACATCGCGCCCTCTTCAAAACAAAAGATTTTGCGGACGATCAACCAGTTTCGGCCCAAGTTTAGAGAAAAGGCCCAGGGCTTGACGGACATGCAGCTCGTGTACGTAGAGATGTGGTTTGAGAAACAGCTGATGGACTACGATCGGGTATTTGCGAGTATGGCAGTACCGGCGTGTTGCTGGAGGAGAACGGGAGAAATCTTCCGAGGAAATAAGGAGATGGCAGAGCTGATTAATGTACCAGTGGATCAGCTGCGAGAT GGCAAAATCGCGCTACATGAGATCCTCACGGAAGAGTCCATGGTGCGATATTGGGAGGAATTTGGCACCATCGCCTTTGATCCGGCACATGATACGTTGTTGACGGCGTGCTCCCTCAAGAATCCTAGTGATTCCTCAGATCATCCCATTATCAAGtgctgtttttcttttacgaTACGGCGTGATGAACATAAGTT GCCCGCGCTAATTGTTGGCAATTTCTTGCCACACGATCCTCCTGTATCAtga